The following coding sequences are from one Beggiatoa alba B18LD window:
- a CDS encoding acetyl-CoA C-acetyltransferase — protein MENVVIVDAVRTAIGNFNGSIADVPAPKLGALVIKALLERTGVKPEQVSEVILGQVLTGGQGQNPARQAAIAAGLPVEVPAMTINIVCGSGLRSVHLAAQAIRCGDAEIVIAGGQENMSASPHVLPKSRQGVKMGDWTLSDTMIVDGLTDAFHNYHMGITAENIAAKFEISRDEQDSFAATSQQRAEAAQKAGHFDSQIVPVVMPQKKGDPVVFKVDEFPRHGSTKESLGKLRPAFKSDGTVTAANASGINDGAAAILLMSESKAKELGLPIMARVVAYATAGVDPAIMGTGPIPATRKCLEKAGWKVADLDLVEANEAFASQAISVNRDLGWDLSKVNVNGGAIALGHPIGASGARVLVSLLHEMVRRDAHKGLATLCIGGGQGVALAVER, from the coding sequence ATGGAAAATGTTGTTATTGTAGATGCTGTCCGTACTGCGATTGGTAATTTCAACGGTTCAATTGCTGATGTTCCCGCCCCTAAATTAGGCGCGCTTGTCATTAAAGCCTTATTAGAGCGGACAGGTGTCAAACCCGAGCAAGTCAGTGAAGTGATTCTCGGACAAGTTTTAACTGGCGGACAAGGGCAAAACCCTGCCCGTCAAGCAGCGATTGCAGCAGGTTTACCCGTTGAAGTCCCTGCCATGACCATTAATATCGTATGCGGTAGTGGTTTACGTTCTGTACACTTAGCAGCGCAAGCAATCCGTTGTGGTGATGCTGAAATTGTCATTGCAGGCGGTCAAGAAAATATGAGCGCGTCCCCACATGTTTTACCCAAATCCCGTCAAGGGGTTAAAATGGGCGATTGGACATTAAGCGACACTATGATTGTGGATGGTCTTACCGACGCATTCCATAATTATCATATGGGTATTACTGCCGAAAATATTGCTGCTAAATTTGAAATCAGTCGCGATGAGCAAGACAGTTTTGCTGCAACTTCTCAACAACGCGCTGAAGCAGCTCAAAAAGCGGGACACTTCGATAGTCAAATTGTCCCTGTTGTCATGCCACAAAAGAAAGGCGACCCTGTCGTTTTCAAAGTTGACGAATTTCCCCGTCATGGTTCTACCAAAGAAAGTTTGGGTAAATTACGCCCTGCGTTTAAATCTGATGGGACTGTGACTGCTGCAAATGCCTCAGGTATCAATGATGGTGCTGCCGCTATTTTATTAATGAGTGAAAGCAAGGCAAAAGAGTTAGGCTTACCTATCATGGCGCGTGTGGTTGCTTATGCAACAGCAGGGGTTGACCCAGCCATCATGGGCACAGGTCCTATTCCTGCAACCCGTAAGTGTTTAGAGAAAGCAGGCTGGAAAGTTGCCGACTTAGATTTAGTCGAAGCCAATGAAGCCTTTGCTTCTCAAGCGATTTCTGTTAACCGTGATTTAGGTTGGGATTTATCCAAAGTCAATGTAAACGGGGGCGCAATTGCTTTAGGTCATCCGATTGGTGCATCAGGTGCGCGTGTATTAGTGTCTCTGTTACATGAGATGGTGCGTCGTGATGCACATAAAGGATTAGCAACTTTATGTATTGGTGGCGGTCAAGGGGTTGCTTTAGCAGTTGAACGCTAA
- the phbB gene encoding acetoacetyl-CoA reductase — protein sequence MTKRVALVTGGTGGIGTQICRTLSKEGYIVVANWLKGIDDGPAWEAKQKAEGYENILIAEGDVSDYDQAVAMVKEAVEKAGAPIDILVNNAGITRDKMFRKMEKTQWDAVISSNLNSVFNVTKQVLDGMVERGWGRIINISSVNGQKGQAGQANYSAAKAGMHGFTMAIAQEVASKGVTVNTISPGYIGTAMVMAIKEEIRNQIVAQIPVGRLGKPEEIAWMVQVLADERSAFITGANMSVNGGLYMS from the coding sequence ATGACAAAACGAGTCGCTTTAGTTACAGGTGGTACAGGTGGTATTGGTACACAAATTTGTAGAACGTTATCTAAAGAAGGCTATATCGTTGTCGCTAACTGGTTAAAAGGTATTGACGATGGTCCAGCATGGGAAGCGAAACAAAAAGCAGAAGGATATGAGAATATTCTCATTGCCGAAGGGGATGTTTCTGATTATGACCAAGCTGTTGCCATGGTGAAAGAAGCAGTAGAAAAAGCGGGCGCACCCATTGATATTCTGGTCAATAATGCGGGTATTACTCGTGATAAAATGTTCCGTAAAATGGAAAAAACTCAGTGGGATGCCGTTATCAGTAGCAACCTGAACAGCGTTTTCAACGTCACTAAACAAGTTTTAGATGGCATGGTGGAACGTGGCTGGGGTCGTATTATCAATATTTCTTCTGTCAATGGTCAAAAAGGTCAAGCGGGTCAAGCAAACTATTCTGCTGCTAAAGCAGGGATGCATGGCTTCACGATGGCAATTGCGCAAGAAGTAGCAAGTAAAGGTGTTACCGTAAACACTATTTCTCCGGGTTATATCGGTACAGCGATGGTTATGGCAATTAAAGAAGAAATCCGTAACCAAATCGTTGCTCAAATTCCTGTTGGTCGTTTAGGCAAACCTGAAGAAATCGCTTGGATGGTGCAAGTATTAGCTGATGAAAGATCAGCGTTCATCACAGGTGCAAATATGTCCGTCAATGGCGGTTTATATATGAGTTAA
- a CDS encoding phasin family protein: MDNELLKKWTDMNKVAMDAMKELGEINTTAMTRLTQRQMEMVNLYMESGSKQLQAMSDVKNVQDLVNVQSRLFAEMNEKLMENARQTIEILVDVKSELAGWAEKGMDVVNSNLPKSVKK, from the coding sequence ATGGATAATGAATTACTCAAGAAATGGACAGACATGAACAAAGTCGCAATGGATGCGATGAAAGAGTTAGGCGAAATCAACACAACCGCAATGACTCGTTTGACCCAACGTCAAATGGAAATGGTTAATTTATACATGGAAAGTGGTTCAAAACAACTGCAAGCCATGAGCGATGTGAAAAACGTTCAAGACTTAGTTAACGTTCAATCTCGCTTATTTGCAGAAATGAATGAAAAATTAATGGAAAATGCACGTCAAACCATTGAAATTCTGGTGGATGTGAAATCTGAGTTAGCTGGTTGGGCAGAAAAAGGCATGGATGTTGTCAATTCTAATCTGCCTAAGTCTGTTAAAAAATAA
- the phaR gene encoding polyhydroxyalkanoate synthesis repressor PhaR gives MTNTPDNNSPRIIKKYPNRRLYDTAISSYITLDDVKSLVRDNVKFYIQDAKTGEDITRSILLQIILEQEAAGEPIFSSEVLAQLIRFYGDTLQGILANYFERSLGLFSKQQEDARAKMYNPISFMTDIAEQNITLWKDMQESFFRATLPTKSVDSLKDTKKNSVVDEDKPAKSS, from the coding sequence ATGACGAACACACCAGACAATAACTCCCCTCGCATCATAAAAAAGTATCCAAACCGTCGTTTATATGACACCGCGATTAGTAGTTATATTACGCTTGATGACGTAAAATCCCTTGTACGGGATAATGTTAAATTCTACATTCAAGATGCAAAAACGGGTGAAGACATTACACGGAGCATTTTGTTACAAATTATTTTAGAGCAAGAAGCCGCTGGTGAACCCATTTTCAGTAGTGAAGTATTAGCCCAACTCATCCGTTTTTATGGGGATACCTTACAAGGTATTTTGGCAAACTACTTTGAGCGCAGCTTAGGCTTATTTTCTAAACAACAAGAAGATGCTCGCGCAAAAATGTATAACCCCATTTCTTTTATGACGGATATTGCAGAGCAAAACATCACGTTATGGAAAGATATGCAAGAAAGTTTCTTTCGTGCAACCTTACCCACAAAATCAGTGGATAGCCTGAAAGATACAAAAAAGAATTCAGTTGTTGATGAAGATAAACCTGCTAAATCTTCATGA